The Halorhodospira halophila SL1 genomic sequence CGTCTCCGCCCCCGTCCGCGTCCGCGGCAAGCACTGGGGGGCGGTGCGGATGCTCTACGAACCGTAGCTGCTCGCGGAACCGCGACCACCACCGCGCGGCGGCGGGAGCCATCCCGCCGCCGACGGTCGGTCAGCCGAACAGGCGGCGGATCTTCTCCAGGCCGACCACCAGGCTCTCCACCTCATCGTGGGTGTTGTAGACCCCGAACGAGGCGCGCGCCGTGGCGGGCACACCGAAGCGCTCCATCACCGGCTGGGCGCAGTGATGGCCGGCGCGGATCGCGATCCCCTGCTCATCGAGGAGCATGGCCAGATCGTTGGGGTGCGTCCCTTCCATCACGAAAGACACGGCACCGGCCCGGCGTTGGGGCCGGCCGATCAGCTGCACCCCCGGCACGGCGGCGATGGCCTCGGCGGCGTGGTTGACCAGGTCCTCTTCGCGGGCGGCGATCCGCTCACGGCCGATGGCGTCGATGTAGCGCAGGGCCTCGCCCAGACCGATGGCGCCAGCGATATTCGGCGTCCCCGCCTCGAAACGCGCCGGCGGCGCGGCGTACTCGGTGCCGGAGAAGGAGACGTGGCGGATCATGTCGCCGCCCCCCTGGTAGGGCACCATGCCCGCCAGGTGCTCATAGCGGCCCCAGAGGACGCCGATCCCGGTCGGGCCGTAGGCCTTGTGCCCGGAAAAGGCGTAGAAGTCGACTCCCAGCTCCTGAATATCCACCGGCAGATGCGGGGCCGCCTGGGCGCCGTCGAGCAGCACCGGCACGCCTTGGGCTCGGGCCATGGCGGCGATCTCCGCCACCGGATTGACCGCCCCCAGGGCGTTGGAGACGTGGACCACGCTGACCAGCCGGGTGCGCTCGTGGATCATGCCGCGCACCGTCTCCAGGTCCACATCCCCGTTGTCGTCGATGGGCACCACCCGCAGCTGCGCCCCGGTGCGCTCACAGACCAGCTGCCAGGGGACGATGTTGGAGTGGTGCTCCATGTGGGTGACCAGGATCTCGTCACCGGGACCGACCCGCGGCGCCACAAAGCTGTGGGCCACCAGGTTGATCGCCTCGGTCACCCCGCGCAGGAAGATAATCTCCCGCTCG encodes the following:
- a CDS encoding aminotransferase class V-fold PLP-dependent enzyme; the encoded protein is MSMVEEPAREGLVDMDRLRAEFPVLRREVNGRPLVYLDSAASAQKPQSVIDAELDCYQHYYANVHRGVHTLSQEATTAFEGARSEAQRFLNAPSEREIIFLRGVTEAINLVAHSFVAPRVGPGDEILVTHMEHHSNIVPWQLVCERTGAQLRVVPIDDNGDVDLETVRGMIHERTRLVSVVHVSNALGAVNPVAEIAAMARAQGVPVLLDGAQAAPHLPVDIQELGVDFYAFSGHKAYGPTGIGVLWGRYEHLAGMVPYQGGGDMIRHVSFSGTEYAAPPARFEAGTPNIAGAIGLGEALRYIDAIGRERIAAREEDLVNHAAEAIAAVPGVQLIGRPQRRAGAVSFVMEGTHPNDLAMLLDEQGIAIRAGHHCAQPVMERFGVPATARASFGVYNTHDEVESLVVGLEKIRRLFG